The Patescibacteria group bacterium sequence AGAAGGTTCAGGGCCGGGATATTCAAAACCACGTGGTAGTAGCAGCATTGCACCAAAACCATGTTGCATCAAAAATTCCATCTGTTCACTGGCTATAAAACCAGCATAGGCCTCTTGCCAGGCGCCGTTATATTCATCGGGCCGGCGCGTGCTCGCAACAAATTGCTGGTAGTCGGCTAAATCGAGCGATGGCTGTGGATATAGTTCTGCCGGGCTCGTCTGTGTCATAAAGCAAAAAATAACACATATATCTTAATTTGTCTAATGTCGGTGTTTAATCAGGAGAGTCGGCTTCGAGAAGAACGCCATTTTTAGAAACGGACGGCTCGGTACAAAGGTTGCGGTTCCAGCAGCAGGGTCGGCGTTTGCCTGATTTAAGCTTTGAACAAGCCACTGCAATGCGGCGGGCGCGGGTTTCGGAGCTGCCCGTGGAGCGTGTCCAGCGCACCCATTCCCAACGTGCCATGGGTGTAATATGCTGCCATAGTTCGCGCACTTGGGTGTCGGCGTTAATTGCCTTTTGTAAGTCAGCCGGCACAGGAGGTTCTGGCCAGTCTTTTATAGGGGTAATTTGCATTTTTACGGTGTCGCCGGCGGCAGCTTTACTAGCTACGAGCAATGGCTCTTCGACGGCAAACCAATGGCTCCATAAACCATCGGGCTCGAGGGGCATTTTAAATGGAATGCCATTTATAGTTCCTTCGACCATTGTCTGACCACGTGATGGCAGCTTGGCACTTGCCTCTTTAGGCAAGCGTAGAATGGTCCACTTACCCAAACTGTATAGTTTGGTTTCAAAGGTAATTGGCTCGGTAGTTGTTTGTGCGGTAGACATGGCTTAACTATAGCAAATTGCGAAACCTGCCGGTGTTGGCTAGAGCGCAGTGCTCTTATGCCGGATTGTTGCCAGGTAGCTTAGACCGGTGGCTACGAGGGCGTAAACGGCAATTGCAACTAATGTAGAGAGCTCAAAGCGTGATACGCCGTACTCCAGATCGTAGTTAAACATGCCAAAAAATGGTCGAGCGAACGGATAGCTTATTGAATATATAAAGTCGACAAACGTATTGCCGCGGTTTGCGCCGAGCAAAATTAATACAAAGCGCAGAGCGAGTATGGTCATAATGACACTAGCAATAAACCAAATAATGCGCGCAGTCATGGAAGAGGCCGGCTCGCCTACGGGCCGTTCATCGGCGGTCGTCCGAGTGGTCTCGGTCGTTACGCCCTCGTCTGTCATGATTTTAGTTTCCTGAATACGATCGGCCATGTTATTCCCCTTATTGTTAAGTGAACCGATAATATAGGACGGATCCACAACTGTAAGTACGAATTATTACTACGGTTAAACTGCTTAATCAATTATGTATTGCCAACCCGGCTGCCAAGCGTGGGCTTTACGCCAATCTTCGGCTATTGCCTGTTGCCAGGTCTTGCCTTTTAGAATGACGTCGAGCGCAAGCTGTGGCCCTTGGTGAGCCACGATTGCTACGTGTTGCCCACTGTATTGCTGCGCCACATTGTGTACAAAGCTGCGCAAACGTTTCTCGACGTCTTCATAGCTTTCGCCATTTGGAAATGGCATGGTGACGTAATCCTCCATACGGTCTTTGAAGGCTACTGCCGACTGGCTGTTCATGTCGCCGTAATTACACTCGCGCAAACGAGCATCATGAATAATCTGATATTTGCCGCCAAAACCCAGTTCTGCGGAGTCAATAGCTCGTTGTAAATCGGAACAAAATACCACATCAAATTTTAAGTGTGCGGTTTGTTCGCCGAGCTTTTTTGCCTGTTCGCGGCCGATAGCCGATAACTGCCCTGGCAGCCAGCCAGTGGCCAGGCCCTGCTCATTGTCGGTAGTAGTACCATGAACAAAATAAGTAATTGTCGTCATATATTATTTTTCGAGTATTTTATCGCGGTAAACTTGGTGGCGAATTTTAGATTCGAGCTTGGTCAAGGCTTGCTTCATATCGGCCATTACATCGGCGAAGTCATTTTTGTACAGACCGGCAATCTTGCTCGCCTGATAGAATCCGGCGTCCCAGGCCAGCAAGTGCCACTCGGGATGCTCGGCATTGGCTAGGAATCGCTGGGCGAACGTTTGCTCGATCATTTTTTGCCCGGCTACCAAAAGTTCGTTTGCTTCTGGTGATAGCGGTTGATCGCGGAGATATTTGTAAACATAGCGATCGTCTGATGACTGCGCGTCAAACACTATATCTGACAGATCGTGTTTTTCGGCGAGCGTAATTATAGCTTCACGACTCATAAAGAACCATTCATTAGGCACATTGTACGACTGGCCATTGTACACAAAGTTTCGCAAGCTAGTCTGGTAGGAGGCTCGGTGGAATAATGAATACACCACAGAGTCATTTACAAATTCCGGCCATTCAGGCGACGCTTGCAGACTGTCAGAGGGACGGCGGAAGACGTCTTTATCGTTAACCCAAGAGGCATCGGGCAGAATTGATTTACGGGCCGCAAATGTGACACACACTCGCTCAAAATTCTCGGGCGTCACGGTCACGCCGTGATCGGCAAAATTCATGGCACTGTTAAGGTTTACGTACTTGTCGGAGTATTGCACGTTCATGCCGTTATTGTGCATAAAGCCAATAGCGCCAGCTTTGTAGTAACCCGATACTTTGTCAGTATTTTTTGTGTTAAAGCCACCGGTAATACGCGGGTAGGCACCATTGTTAAACACCTCCCTAGAGGGCTTTATGGCACCCAGCCAGGCGCTTATAGTGTCATTCTTAGATACGCGGCGAATAGTGTGCTCCGAGATTTTTTCGGTGCCATGCAGGCCTGACTTTTCAACCCTGAATGTAAATTCGGCCTGCCGCGGCTCGGAACCTTGTTTAACGGCAAAATTGCTAAAAATAATACCCCAATTGCTGGCGGTGCCTTGGAACTCGCCGGCGTTGAGCATAAAGCCGCCATTAAACTGAAAGTGGTCAAGCATTTGATCGGTAAACTTTTCGAATGCTGGGCTTACCAAAAAGCCTTTGTTAAAGAAGAAAAAGAAGAAAACGTTTGTTAAACCAAAATCGCGGGTCAGCTTTTGCACTCGATAAATAAACTGGGTGTATAGCTCAGCTGATGCGTGACCAAAGCCTTCGCTGCGCATAATTTTGCCAATAAGGGTGTCGGCAATGCCATCTTTGCTGGTCTCGCCCTGCTCGGTAGCCTGCCCATATGGTGGATTGGTGTAAAACACAATCGGCTGATTGCTTTTAAGCGCTTCAAAAAGCTCGCGCGGCATTCGTAAATCGCGGTAATCACTGTCGGGATTAATGTCTATATCGTCGTTCAAAAAGTCGTACTGAAAGCTGGCTGCATCCTGGTTGTACTGGCGACTCATGTCGATTTCGCTCTGATGAATGGTGCTGGTGAATAGTCGTTTAAAGCGGTAATCGCGGGTAAGGTTTTTGGTGCCGGCGGCTGGGTCCCATACTACGTATTTTTCGCGCCAGTCATCGCCAAGATCATGCGACATCAGGTCGATGGCGCGGTTGGCCCAAACCGTTGGTGTCCAAAAATCGCCATGAAAGCGGCGCTTGATTTCTTCGATTAACTGGTCGGCGATGGCGGTAATAATGTTAATCTCGGCTGCGGTGTACTTACGGTCGTAACGGCTAAAGAATGCATCGTAATTGGCGCCGTTAATGTGAATCTCTTTGCCGCCTGCAAGGTGTAGCGTGTTCTTTTTAGTGGGTACCAAGTAGGTATCTTGGTTGCCCAGTATTGACTGTATAAAAATGCTAACTGACTCGTCGGCACCAATGTTTTTGGCAGTTTTGATCCAGTTTTCTTCGCCAAAAACCATGCGGGTGAACTCATCAAATACTAGACGTAAATTAGCTTCAGTGACACGTAGCTTTTTAAACTCACCATCCTGCCGACCTAGGGTGCTAATACTGGTAAACACGTCGTTAATGTCGAAAGCGCTCGAGCGCGTATCAAACACATATACATTTAAGTTTGGATCTTCGATCAACTCCTTATATAGCGCCTGGTTTTTTTCGTACGCCGAAGAGGGTGCGATGGTCCAGTCGTAGTCGTTCTCTAAGTAGGTGTACAGCTTTGGCGCGTAAATAGTAAAAATTTCATTCTCATCACCACCGACAATTACGTTTGGTAATGGTTTGCCGTCTTGCTCAAACTTTTTAAGATAGTACAGCGCCTGAACGACAATTTGTGCCCGGCCAGCTGATGATGCTAAGTTTTTACCAAATTTTACTTCAAGCAACAGGCGGAGCGAGTCGGCGTCAAATAGCGACTGCTGAC is a genomic window containing:
- a CDS encoding YdeI/OmpD-associated family protein — encoded protein: MSTAQTTTEPITFETKLYSLGKWTILRLPKEASAKLPSRGQTMVEGTINGIPFKMPLEPDGLWSHWFAVEEPLLVASKAAAGDTVKMQITPIKDWPEPPVPADLQKAINADTQVRELWQHITPMARWEWVRWTRSTGSSETRARRIAVACSKLKSGKRRPCCWNRNLCTEPSVSKNGVLLEADSPD
- a CDS encoding histidine phosphatase family protein encodes the protein MTTITYFVHGTTTDNEQGLATGWLPGQLSAIGREQAKKLGEQTAHLKFDVVFCSDLQRAIDSAELGFGGKYQIIHDARLRECNYGDMNSQSAVAFKDRMEDYVTMPFPNGESYEDVEKRLRSFVHNVAQQYSGQHVAIVAHQGPQLALDVILKGKTWQQAIAEDWRKAHAWQPGWQYIID